A genomic segment from Flavobacterium litorale encodes:
- the kbl gene encoding glycine C-acetyltransferase, producing the protein MYGKIKEYLAEELETIKDNGLYKKERIIASPQGAEITLTDGSKVLNFCANNYLGLSSHPEVVQAAKDTLDTHGFGMSSVRFICGTQDIHKQLEQKIADFYGTEDTILYAAAFDANGGVFEPLLTAEDAIISDSLNHASIIDGVRLCKAARYRYQNSNMEELEQQLIKANEENRRFKIIVTDGVFSMDGLVAPLDKICDLADKYDALVMVDECHATGFIGETGIGTPELKRVMGRVDIITGTLGKALGGAMGGYTTAKKEVIEILRQRSRPYLFSNSLAPAIVGASIKVFELLEKDTSLRDKLEWNTNYFKKGMKEAGFDIIDGDSAIVPVMLYDAKLSQKMADQLLEKGIYVIGFFYPVVPKDKARIRVQLSAAHTQEHLDKAIASFTEVGKALTII; encoded by the coding sequence ATGTACGGAAAAATTAAAGAGTATTTAGCCGAAGAGCTGGAAACGATAAAAGATAACGGACTTTATAAAAAAGAGCGTATTATAGCATCACCGCAAGGTGCCGAAATAACCCTAACCGATGGTAGCAAGGTGCTTAACTTCTGTGCCAACAATTATTTAGGTTTATCGTCGCACCCAGAGGTAGTGCAAGCTGCAAAAGATACGTTGGATACGCATGGTTTCGGAATGTCGTCCGTACGCTTCATCTGCGGTACGCAAGACATTCATAAACAACTCGAACAAAAAATTGCCGATTTTTACGGTACTGAAGACACGATACTTTATGCTGCTGCTTTTGATGCCAATGGTGGTGTGTTCGAACCCCTGTTAACTGCCGAGGACGCCATAATATCCGATAGCTTAAACCATGCCTCTATTATAGATGGTGTTCGTTTGTGTAAAGCAGCCCGTTACCGCTACCAAAATAGTAATATGGAGGAGTTGGAGCAACAACTTATAAAAGCGAACGAAGAAAACCGCCGTTTTAAAATAATAGTTACCGATGGTGTTTTTTCTATGGATGGGCTGGTAGCTCCGCTTGATAAAATATGCGATCTTGCCGATAAATACGATGCCTTAGTAATGGTAGATGAGTGCCATGCTACAGGTTTTATTGGCGAAACAGGTATAGGTACCCCCGAACTTAAAAGAGTAATGGGGCGTGTAGATATTATAACAGGTACACTAGGTAAAGCACTTGGTGGTGCTATGGGTGGTTATACTACGGCTAAAAAAGAAGTTATCGAAATACTGCGCCAACGCTCGCGCCCCTACCTATTCTCTAACTCGCTAGCTCCTGCTATAGTAGGTGCCTCTATAAAGGTATTTGAATTATTGGAGAAAGATACTTCACTTCGCGACAAGCTGGAATGGAACACCAATTACTTTAAAAAAGGAATGAAAGAAGCTGGTTTTGATATCATCGATGGCGACTCGGCAATTGTACCTGTAATGCTATACGATGCCAAATTATCGCAAAAAATGGCAGACCAACTACTCGAAAAGGGTATTTATGTAATAGGGTTCTTTTACCCTGTTGTACCCAAAGATAAAGCACGTATTAGGGTACAACTTTCGGCAGCCCACACGCAGGAACACTTGGATAAGGCAATAGCCTCATTCACAGAAGTTGGCAAAGCATTAACGATAATTTAA